One genomic segment of Choristoneura fumiferana chromosome Z, NRCan_CFum_1, whole genome shotgun sequence includes these proteins:
- the LOC141437537 gene encoding uncharacterized protein: MRALTFTLLAVVFAAALAAPAPQDVAETTREKRSPGGWHSQPEGVWKKKLVWKEEWKQIWKTEKKLAWKTEWKKEKEPAWKTEKVQQWKEEQVPAWKIVKKPIWKEVQVPVWKEVQVPDWKKVQKPVWKEIKVPVTKTVQVPEWKQTYVPEWVKEGVPGEKFLGKDDHGWEYTSHDLWRKKMIWKPVWKKIWRTEHKQEWVIEKKLEWKEEWKQIWRTEKKQAWVTEKKEEWVEEKVKVWKTVKKEVWVPVQKKIWVEKWKAIQVPVWKHVEVPAWKKVWKPVWEKVWVPIHHEHHGWD, from the exons ATGAGAGCACTGACTTTCACG CTATTGGCAGTAGTCTTCGCGGCTGCGCTAGCAGCGCCTGCGCCGCAGGATGTAGCAGAGACGACCCGAGAGAAGAGATCTCCAGGCGGCTGGCACTCTCAACCAGAGGGCGTGTGGAAGAAAAAACTAGTGTGGAAAGAAGAATGGAAACAAATATGGAAAACAGAAAAGAAACTAGCCTGGAAAACAGAGtggaagaaagaaaaagaaccAGCCTGGAAAACTGAGAAAGTACAACAATGGAAGGAAGAACAAGTTCCCGCGTGGAAAATAGTTAAGAAACCAATATGGAAGGAAGTACAAGTGCCTGTGTGGAAAGAAGTTCAGGTGCCCGATTGGAAAAAGGTGCAGAAGCCAGTCTGGAAGGAAATTAAGGTGCCAGTAACGAAAACCGTGCAAGTTCCCGAATGGAAGCAGACCTATGTCCCTGAGTGGGTGAAAGAGGGAGTCCCTGGTGAAAAATTCTTGGGTAAAGACGACCACGGATGGGAATACACAAGCCACGATCTCTGGAGGAAGAAAATGATCTGGAAACCCGTATGGAAGAAGATATGGAGGACCGAACACAAACAGGAATGGGTTATCGAGAAGAAACTGGAATGGAAAGAGGAGTGGAAGCAAATCTGGAGAACGGAAAAGAAACAGGCTTGGGTAACAGAGAAAAAGGAGGAATGGGTGGAAGAGAAGGTCAAAGTGTGGAAAACGGTAAAGAAAGAGGTTTGGGTGCCGGTACAAAAGAAAATCTGGGTTGAGAAATGGAAGGCAATCCAAGTGCCTGTATGGAAGCACGTAGAGGTCCCCGCGTGGAAGAAGGTATGGAAACCAGTGTGGGAAAAGGTGTGGGTCCCGATCCACCATGAACACCACGGGTGGGACTAA